A stretch of Gallus gallus isolate bGalGal1 chromosome 2, bGalGal1.mat.broiler.GRCg7b, whole genome shotgun sequence DNA encodes these proteins:
- the SALL3 gene encoding sal-like protein 3 isoform X1 yields the protein MSRRKQAKPQHLKSDEELQAEVVSEHEAEKKSQLLPESEGCRNPGEGRPSPTGAAARLAVPGEGADDGDSGNESRSGSEETNVCEKCCAEFFKWTDFLEHKKNCTKNPLVLIVNEDEAAPPPAEEFPEPSPASSPSDQAESEAAEEGVQPENSESSEVKSTEKEEEPMEVETAEKSFQNQGTSNTATPLPQLPEPSPMTSYTMPNTNVTLETLLSTKVAVAQFSQSARSAASASISSGVTAVAIPMILEQLMALQQQQIHQLQLIEQIRSQVAMMNRQPLRPALNPVVAAPGVTGQASNQLQGFATSAAIQLTAVLPPAIMGQAAGAQPPAFDSSQHISRPTSGASTPNISSSGSSAPPESSAPCSSNAITSVTPVSVSNTTISASQPQNASTPPSIGHGSLTSISNLPNPLLPQTSSNSVIFPNPLVSIAATANALDPLSALMKHRKGKPPNVSVFEPKSSSEDPFFKHKCRFCAKVFGSDSALQIHLRSHTGERPFKCNICGNRFSTKGNLKVHFQRHKEKYPHIQMNPYPVPEYLDNVPTCSGIPYGMSLPPEKPVTTWLDSKPVLPTIPTSIGLQLPPTIPGVNSYGDSPSITPMSRSPQRPSPASSECTSLSPSLNTSESGVPVSAESPQPVQSSSSVTKAEPISLPPASTRLGDHSLSGQVSTASTSSIPTIVTDSSVSTSLPNPVLPAVSDQFKAKFPFGGLLDSMQTSETSKLQQLVENIDKKMTDPNQCVICHRVLSCQSALKMHYRTHTGERPFKCKICGRAFTTKGNLKTHFGVHRAKPPLRVQHSCPICQKKFTNAVVLQQHIRMHMGGQIPNTPLPEGFQDAMDSELSYDEKNIDTLSNFDDDIDENSMEEDPELKDMASDSAKPLISYSGSCPSSPPSVISSIAALENQMKMIDSVMNCQQLTSLKSIENGSGESDHLSNDSSSAVGDLESQSAGSPAMSESSSSMQALSPVNSNSESFRSKSPGLSNQEEPQEIQLKTEKPDSPPPATENGGALDLTSTNPGRPVIKEEAPFSLLFLNRERGPSQSTPSLVTSTAPTMIKMEVNGHSKPISLGEVPSLPAGIQVPAAPQTVMSPGITPMLAPPPRRTPKQHNCQSCGKTFSSASALQIHERTHTGEKPFGCTICGRAFTTKGNLKVHMGTHMWNNAPARRGRRLSVENPMALLGGDALKFSEMFQKDLAARAMNVDPSFWNQYAAAITNGLAMKNNEISVIQNGGIPQLPVSLGGGAIPPLSNLTSGMDKARTGSSPPIVGLDKTSSETGASRPFTRFIEDNKEIGIN from the exons ATGTCTCGTCGAAAGCAAGCGAAACCCCAGCATCTCAAATCGGACGAAGAGCTGCAAGCGGAGGTAGTTTCCGAGCACG aagcagaaaaaaaatcccaactcCTGCCAGAGAGCGAAGGGTGCCGGAACCCCGGGGAAGGCCGTCCATCCCCCACAGGAGCCGCGGCCCGGCTGG CAGTCCCAGGGGAAGGAGCAGACGATGGTGACAGCGGGAACGAAAGCAGGAGCGGAAGTGAAGAAACCAATGTTTGTGAGAAGTGCTGTGCGGAGTTCTTCAAGTGGACAGACTTCCTGGAGCACAAGAAGAACTGCACAAAAAATCCCCTGGTGCTGATCGTGAATGAAGATGAGGCAGCTCCACCGCCCGCTGAGGAGTTCCCTGAGCCCTCGCCTGCTAGCTCTCCCAGTGACCAGGCAGAGAGTGAAGCTGCTGAAGAAGGTGTCCAGCCGGAAAACAGTGAGAGCTCTGAGGTAAAAAGCAcggaaaaggaagaagagccaATGGAGGTAGAAACTGCGGAGAAAAGTTTCCAGAATCAAGGCACCTCAAACACAGCTACTCCTCTACCTCAGCTCCCTGAACCGTCGCCTATGACAAGCTATACCATGCCAAACACGAATGTCACACTGGAGACTCTGCTGAGCACTAAAGTGGCGGTTGCACAGTTCTCGCAGAGTGCACGGTCAGCTGCCTCTGCCAGCATCAGCAGTGGGGTGACAGCTGTGGCCATCCCCATGATCCTGGAGCAGCTcatggccctgcagcagcagcagatccaccagctgcagctgatTGAGCAGATCCGCAGCCAGGTGGCCATGATGAACCGGCAGCCCCTGCGGCCGGCCCTTAACCCGGTGGTGGCCGCACCAGGAGTAACAGGGCAGGCCTCAAACCAGCTGCAGGGCTTTGCCACCAGCGCTGCCATCCAGCTCACCGCTGTCCTTCCTCCTGCCATCATGGGACAGGCTGCTGGCGCTCAGCCCCCTGCCTTCGACAGCTCTCAGCACATCTCAAGACCTACGTCTGGAGCGAGTACACCCAATATATCCAGCAGTGGCTCCTCTGCCCCTCCAGAATCTAGTGCACCCTGCTCTTCTAATGCGATTACATCTGTAACACCTGTTTCAGTGTCAAACACTACCATCAGTGCTTCACAGCCCCAGAATGCTTCAACTCCACCTTCCATAGGACATGGAAGCCTCACCTCGATTTCTAACCTGCCAAACCCACTTCTACCTCAGACTTCCTCAAATAGTGTGATCTTCCCCAATCCACTTGTTAGCATCGCAGCAACAGCTAATGCACTAGACCCTCTGTCTGCCCTCATGAAGCACCGCAAAGGAAAGCCACCAAATGTGTCAGTGTTTGAGCCCAAGTCAAGCTCCGAGGATCccttttttaaacacaaatgcCGATTTTGTGCCAAGGTCTTTGGAAGTGACAGTGCTTTACAAATCCACCTCCGCTCGCACACAGGGGAAAGACCTTTTAAATGCAACATATGTGGAAATCGCTTTTCCACGAAAGGTAACCTGAAAGTTCATTTTCAGAGGCATAAAGAGAAATACCCGCACATTCAGATGAATCCCTATCCTGTTCCAGAATACCTCGATAATGTGCCCACTTGTTCTGGTATCCCATATGGGATGTCACTGCCCCCTGAAAAGCCGGTCACAACATGGTTAGACAGCAAGCCTGTCCTACCGACCATTCCAACTTCCATTGGGCTCCAGCTGCCCCCCACGATTCCTGGTGTGAACAGTTACGGAGATTCTCCAAGCATCACTCCCATGAGCAGGTCACCTCAGAGGCCTTCTCCTGCTTCCAGCGAATGCACTTCCTTATCTCCAAGCCTCAACACATCTGAGTCAGGTGTTCCAGTGTCTGCTGAATCCCCGCAGCCCGTTCAGAGCAGCTCATCCGTGACCAAGGCAGAACCCATCAGTCTGCCTCCTGCAAGTACGCGGCTTGGGGACCACTCCTTAAGTGGACAAGTTTCCACGGCTTCCACATCTTCAATTCCAACCATTGTTACGGACAGCAGTGTTTCAACAAGCCTCCCAAACCCTGTGCTTCCAGCAGTGTCTGACCAGTTTAAGGCAAAGTTTCCATTTGGTGGTCTGCTAGATTCTATGCAAACATCAGAAACCTCAAAACTACAGCAGCTAGTAGAGAACATTGATAAGAAGATGACAGATCCAAATCAATGCGTCATTTGTCACCGTGTGCTTAGTTGTCAGAGCGCTCTCAAGATGCATTACAGAACACATACAGGAGAAAGaccatttaaatgcaaaatttgTGGACGTGCCTTTACTACCAAAGGCAATCTAAAAACGCATTTTGGAGTTCATCGAGCAAAGCCACCACTTAGAGTACAGCACTCATGTCCCATTTGTCAGAAGAAATTTACAAATGCAGTCGTTCTTCAGCAGCATATTCGTATGCATATGGGTGGGCAAATTCCTAACACGCCATTACCAGAGGGCTTCCAGGATGCCATGGACTCAGAACTTTCCTATGACGAGAAGAACATTGACACGCTGAGCAACTTCGATGATGACATTGATGAAAATTCTATGGAAGAGGACCCGGAGTTAAAGGACATGGCAAGCGACTCAGCAAAACCCCTTATCTCTTACTCTGGGTCATGTCCTTCTTCACCGCCTTCTGTGATCTCCAGTATCGCTGCTTTGGAGaatcaaatgaaaatgattGATTCTGTCATGAACTGTCAGCAGCTGACCAGTTTAAAATCCATAGAAAATGGATCAGGGGAAAGTGACCATTTGAGCAATGACTCCTCATCGGCTGTTGGTGATCTCGAAAGCCAGagtgcaggcagccctgcaaTGTCAGAGTCTTCTTCCTCCATGCAAGCTCTGTCTCCTGTAAATAGTAATAGTGAAAGTTTTAGATCAAAATCCCCAGGTCTCAGCAACCAGGAAGAACCACAAGAAATAcaattaaagacagaaaaaccaGACAGCCCACCACctgcaactgaaaatggagGCGCGTTAGATCTGACATCCACCAACCCTGGAAGACCGGTCATCAAAGAGGAGGCTCCTTTTAGCCTGCTGTTCCTGAACAGAGAACGTG GTCCCAGCCAAAGTACTCCTAGCCTGGTCACCAGTACAGCGCCTACCATGATCAAAATGGAAGTGAATGGTCACAGCAAGCCGATCTCTTTGGGTGAGGTTCCCTCGCTTCCAGCTGGAATCCAGGTTCCTGCTGCACCACAGACAGTGATGAGTCCGGGGATCACCCCCATGCTGGCACCCCCCCCTCGCCGCACTCCCAAGCAGCACAACTGTCAGTCTTGTGGGAAGACCTTCTCCTCAGCAAGCGCACTGCAGATACACGAGCGCACCCATACTGGTGAAAAACCGTTTGGTTGCACAATCTGTGGTAGAGCTTTTACCACAAAGGGGAATCTTAAG GTTCACATGGGAACGCACATGTGGAATAATGCACCTGCACGCCGTGGCCGTCGCCTCTCCGTGGAAAACCCCATGGCTTTGCTGGGTGGCGATGCGCTGAAGTTCTCTGAAATGTTCCAGAAGGATTTGGCAGCTCGAGCCATGAACGTTGACCCCAGTTTTTGGAACCAATATGCTGCAGCTATCACAAATGGACTTGCCATGAAGAACAATGAGATTTCTGTCATACAGAACGGAGGCATTCCCCAGCTCCCAGTAAGTCTTGGCGGAGGTGCCATCCCACCTCTAAGCAACCTTACCAGTGGCATGGACAAAGCTCGCACAGGCAGCAGCCCTCCCATTGTTGGTTTGGACAAAACAAGTTCTGAAACTGGAGCCAGCCGTCCATTCACCAGATTTATTGAGGATAATAAAGAGATTGGCATAAATTAA